Below is a genomic region from Bacillus mycoides.
TTAAATTAGGTAACTTTTTTCATATTGCAGATTCACCAGCAACATATTTAGCTTCCTCCATGTTTTTCGGAATTGCTCTCGTACTTATTATATATGGCGGCGCTGAATTATTTACTGGCAATACGATGTACTTCACAGTGGCAACTTTAAGAAAAGAAACAACGATTTCTGATACACTTCGCAACTGGGTTGCTTGTTATGCAGGTAACTTAGCTGGCGCTTTATTCTTTGCCTTACTATTTTACGCAACTGGAATTTTCGAAGCAATTGATCACAGTCATTTAATGAATAAAGTTGTTGAAGGAAAGATGAATACACCTACAATGCAATTATTCTTTAAAGCGATTTTATGTAACTGGCTCGTATGTCTTGCCTGCTTCTTACCTTCTCAAGTGAAAGGTGACACAGCAAAAATATTAATGATGATGATGCTCGTTTTCACTTTCTTTTTATCTGGTTATGA
It encodes:
- a CDS encoding formate/nitrite transporter family protein, translating into MLEQGLDYVVKLAKSKKQMLDINPMQYFIRAALAGIYIGFIIVLCFKLGNFFHIADSPATYLASSMFFGIALVLIIYGGAELFTGNTMYFTVATLRKETTISDTLRNWVACYAGNLAGALFFALLFYATGIFEAIDHSHLMNKVVEGKMNTPTMQLFFKAILCNWLVCLACFLPSQVKGDTAKILMMMMLVFTFFLSGYEHSIANLSLFALSLVSPHPETISFAGAIHNLIPVTIGNIIGGSVFVGMVYHYLTKKAPVVEQEKTQLVGAQTEEIIPLQAHMKH